A region of Leptospira bouyouniensis DNA encodes the following proteins:
- a CDS encoding cell envelope biogenesis protein OmpA has protein sequence MVSNWFAEWKGFLMMIHFNKVNFKILIFFIVINVVSTSCAWRGIPLEKRKHIPIATPNGCDVNTEIRTYRVLFLLPILEHNVNKENGINPSDNFIVESSSFAKPWDIIFTTLGFLFSFNSSTDTLVSCPKKVVLEALQSRGNNLDAHSKLSFWHSNGSPNPIYSIQFPPDDHTLSEESIEKIISLSKEILKSEISFKIVLIGKSHTSGDISYQTRLVKRRFDEIRQILKKESIDENKIQSLIAERDIRNSNSEKNDESQSTISIYLIKD, from the coding sequence ATGGTTTCCAACTGGTTTGCGGAATGGAAAGGTTTCCTTATGATGATCCATTTTAACAAAGTGAATTTCAAAATCCTTATTTTTTTTATTGTGATAAACGTAGTTTCTACGTCTTGTGCTTGGCGCGGAATCCCTCTTGAAAAACGAAAACACATTCCAATCGCCACGCCAAATGGTTGTGATGTTAATACAGAAATTAGGACCTATCGCGTGTTATTTTTGTTACCCATTTTAGAGCACAATGTGAACAAAGAGAATGGTATTAATCCATCTGACAATTTTATTGTTGAATCAAGTTCTTTTGCCAAACCTTGGGATATTATTTTCACAACTTTGGGTTTTTTATTTTCATTCAATTCATCTACTGATACACTTGTCAGTTGCCCCAAAAAAGTAGTATTAGAGGCACTACAATCACGAGGTAACAATCTCGATGCGCATTCTAAATTATCATTTTGGCACTCCAATGGAAGTCCAAACCCAATCTACTCCATTCAATTCCCACCAGATGACCATACGTTGTCAGAAGAATCCATAGAAAAAATAATTTCATTATCAAAAGAAATTCTTAAATCTGAAATCAGTTTCAAAATTGTTCTGATAGGGAAATCACATACTTCAGGAGATATTTCTTACCAAACGAGATTAGTAAAACGTCGATTTGATGAAATTAGACAGATTTTAAAAAAAGAATCTATTGATGAAAATAAAATTCAATCTTTGATAGCAGAACGAGATATTAGAAATTCAAATTCAGAAAAAAATGATGAATCTCAATCAACTATCTCTATTTATTTGATAAAGGATTGA
- a CDS encoding glycosyltransferase: MLSIIVPVDIDSNIYYKESLKNFQKRKDVEIILVKQEEAFTRAERLNLGFHRSHGQLILFHHPRSKLPKDAIEFLILESTKKNRDLVWGGFVHKFDNDHIFLQWISFYSNYIRVRWKGIVYLDHCVFFSRELWTKDLSISYLFEDTELSYRFRKIKHPQLLPYKSLTSAHRFLKNGIFKQIILNFLLKIGFRLKLPSSFLFWLYQK; encoded by the coding sequence ATGTTGAGTATCATTGTTCCAGTTGATATAGATTCTAATATTTATTATAAGGAATCTCTAAAAAACTTTCAAAAACGAAAAGATGTAGAGATTATTCTTGTAAAACAGGAAGAAGCATTTACCAGAGCAGAACGATTGAATTTAGGTTTCCATCGTTCTCATGGGCAGCTGATTTTATTCCATCATCCGAGGAGTAAGTTACCTAAAGATGCAATAGAATTTTTGATTTTAGAAAGTACAAAAAAAAATAGAGATCTAGTTTGGGGAGGATTCGTACATAAGTTTGACAATGATCATATTTTTTTACAATGGATATCATTTTATTCCAATTATATCCGTGTTCGATGGAAAGGTATTGTTTACTTAGACCATTGTGTCTTTTTTTCGAGAGAATTGTGGACAAAAGACCTTTCCATCTCTTATCTTTTTGAAGATACAGAATTGAGTTATAGATTTAGAAAGATAAAACATCCTCAGTTATTACCTTACAAATCGTTGACTTCTGCACATCGGTTTTTAAAAAATGGAATTTTCAAACAAATAATACTCAATTTTTTACTTAAAATTGGTTTTCGATTGAAACTTCCTTCTTCTTTTCTGTTTTGGTTATACCAAAAATAA
- a CDS encoding MarR family winged helix-turn-helix transcriptional regulator: MGKDFELENSYAYLIYKTVRALRKQFMRMAMEKGLELFPEQWFVLVKVIKQPGCSQSDLGRDFDDRPSMARALRNMEQKLWIKIVPDPEDRRKHQVFPAKKGIQIYNTLVPEIEKERSRMFKSLSTQDFTNFKRIIDEIYDQSIE; this comes from the coding sequence ATGGGAAAAGATTTCGAATTAGAAAATTCATATGCTTATTTAATTTACAAAACTGTTCGTGCCTTAAGAAAACAGTTTATGAGAATGGCAATGGAGAAAGGATTGGAATTGTTTCCTGAACAATGGTTTGTGTTAGTAAAAGTCATCAAACAGCCTGGTTGCAGCCAGTCAGATTTGGGTAGAGATTTTGATGACAGGCCTTCGATGGCAAGAGCACTTCGAAATATGGAACAAAAGTTATGGATAAAAATTGTCCCTGACCCTGAAGACCGAAGGAAACACCAAGTGTTCCCTGCAAAAAAAGGGATCCAAATTTATAATACTTTGGTGCCTGAAATTGAAAAGGAAAGGAGTCGTATGTTTAAATCATTATCAACTCAAGACTTTACTAACTTTAAACGAATTATCGATGAAATTTATGACCAATCGATTGAATAA
- a CDS encoding putative sulfate/molybdate transporter, with product MWKQKDFAFNRNEIAGAFGDIGTDFPILIAMVLAAGLHAPSVFIVFGCMQILTGIIYKRPMPIQPLKAMATIVITGKIAGPIVLGGGLSIGILMLFFSTTGILEKIAKLVPKSVVRGLQLG from the coding sequence ATGTGGAAACAAAAGGATTTTGCCTTCAATCGGAATGAAATCGCAGGTGCCTTCGGTGATATTGGAACGGATTTTCCAATTCTCATTGCAATGGTTTTAGCAGCGGGTCTTCATGCTCCGAGTGTTTTCATTGTCTTTGGTTGTATGCAAATACTAACAGGCATTATCTACAAGAGGCCAATGCCGATCCAACCTCTTAAAGCTATGGCAACCATTGTGATTACTGGAAAAATTGCAGGTCCAATTGTGTTAGGTGGAGGACTCAGTATTGGAATCCTAATGTTGTTTTTTTCTACAACAGGAATACTTGAAAAAATTGCAAAACTTGTTCCCAAATCGGTTGTACGAGGGTTACAACTTGGATAA
- the rnk gene encoding nucleoside diphosphate kinase regulator, whose amino-acid sequence MTTLKKITITNLDYIRLKNMISEYSKRNKTDANIEDLLGEIERAQKVDSKQIPKNVVTMNSIIEIKNLDELEFKEFQLVFPEESNLEQNKISILAPIATACIGYKIGDVIQWNIPNGIHQFQITGINYQPEANGDFHL is encoded by the coding sequence ATGACAACCTTGAAAAAAATTACGATCACCAACCTAGATTACATACGTTTGAAGAATATGATTTCTGAATATTCCAAACGAAATAAAACAGATGCAAACATCGAAGATTTATTAGGTGAAATTGAAAGAGCTCAAAAAGTAGATTCAAAACAGATACCAAAAAATGTTGTAACGATGAATTCTATCATAGAGATTAAAAACCTAGACGAACTAGAATTCAAAGAATTCCAATTGGTATTTCCTGAAGAATCAAACCTAGAACAGAATAAAATTTCGATTTTGGCACCAATTGCAACTGCGTGTATAGGATACAAAATTGGTGATGTCATACAATGGAATATTCCGAATGGCATTCATCAATTCCAAATTACAGGAATCAATTACCAACCAGAAGCAAATGGAGATTTCCACTTATAA
- a CDS encoding M14 family zinc carboxypeptidase — MLRGIKRLNRYENRILKIVKLGGKLVRLKQFGFSTKTDEGFRFPIYVLEIGKSKAIKKNVSGLIAGVHGLETIGIRVLLDFLDDLFARKNSALYDEIKNGELGIVCIPILNPGGVALKRRSNPKGVDLMRNSGVEAVKAPFFFGGHKYSNIFPYYRGKVLQTESRVLDRYFQEYFVNAENQMIPVVDIHSGFGTVDHVWWPYASTHEPCVDETLFQKIGDHFTNVLNHFLYRFGPQSESYTTHGDLWDRLYDKFQVTMNESPIQKTNRFLPLTLEIGTWSDISLDPWKIFRKRGIFNPARESKQKSIISHRRFLSDVIRLAKMDPSELH, encoded by the coding sequence ATGTTACGCGGTATTAAAAGATTAAATCGATATGAAAATAGAATTTTGAAAATAGTAAAGTTAGGTGGTAAGCTTGTTCGTCTAAAACAATTTGGGTTTTCAACTAAAACAGATGAAGGGTTTCGGTTCCCAATCTATGTTTTGGAAATTGGAAAATCAAAAGCCATAAAAAAAAATGTATCTGGGTTGATTGCTGGAGTTCATGGATTAGAAACAATTGGAATCCGAGTATTGTTGGATTTTTTAGATGATTTGTTTGCACGTAAAAATTCCGCTCTATATGATGAGATAAAAAATGGGGAATTAGGGATTGTATGTATTCCCATTCTTAATCCAGGTGGTGTAGCATTAAAAAGACGTTCGAATCCAAAAGGTGTAGATTTAATGCGTAATTCCGGCGTGGAAGCAGTGAAGGCTCCATTTTTCTTTGGAGGACATAAGTATTCAAATATTTTTCCGTATTATCGTGGTAAGGTATTACAAACAGAGTCGAGAGTGCTTGATCGTTACTTCCAAGAATATTTCGTTAACGCAGAAAATCAAATGATTCCAGTTGTCGACATCCATTCGGGATTTGGTACAGTAGATCATGTTTGGTGGCCATATGCAAGTACACATGAACCATGTGTTGATGAAACATTGTTCCAAAAAATTGGAGATCATTTCACGAATGTATTGAATCATTTTTTGTATCGATTTGGACCACAAAGTGAATCATATACAACGCATGGTGATCTTTGGGATAGATTGTATGACAAATTCCAAGTAACAATGAATGAGTCTCCAATCCAAAAAACAAACCGATTTCTCCCACTAACATTGGAAATCGGGACATGGTCCGATATAAGTTTAGATCCTTGGAAAATTTTCCGAAAAAGAGGGATTTTTAATCCTGCCAGGGAATCCAAACAAAAATCCATTATCAGCCATAGGCGGTTCCTATCGGATGTTATACGGCTAGCTAAAATGGACCCTTCGGAATTGCACTAA
- a CDS encoding sensor histidine kinase produces the protein MNEIVLLNVLSLLINLMATCMILNVLIKKPSFRGEGTILILLAIIPCYVNFSNIFEHGLMIDYFDDYEGFFKDLYAMFILIFLYVHTVKKEQITRIGHEHQIKSDLKLKSKLLTEIHHRVNNNLQIISGLMDLQINSENDEKLTSSLNLIQNRIKAIASVHKLIYGSPNLLFVNLNQIFNSILSNLKITYLKENSEIEFRELIEDELELDLDRAIPIGLILNELVSNCFRHAFKNGQKGIIEVSFGKLSNEFVLVVRDNGSGMEVDLDNKGIGLMLVRNLVKQLRGNLMISIKEGVIFEIKFPQINANPIEI, from the coding sequence ATAAACGAAATTGTACTATTGAATGTGTTGTCTCTATTGATTAATTTGATGGCAACATGTATGATTCTAAATGTACTTATTAAAAAACCATCTTTTCGTGGAGAAGGAACTATTTTAATTCTTTTGGCAATTATTCCTTGTTATGTGAATTTTTCAAATATTTTTGAACATGGATTGATGATAGATTATTTTGATGACTACGAAGGTTTTTTTAAAGATTTATATGCTATGTTTATACTCATTTTTTTATATGTTCATACAGTTAAAAAAGAGCAAATAACAAGAATTGGTCATGAACATCAAATTAAGTCTGATTTAAAACTAAAATCCAAATTACTCACTGAAATTCACCATCGAGTAAACAATAATTTACAAATCATTTCTGGATTAATGGACTTACAAATTAATTCCGAAAATGATGAAAAATTAACTTCCTCTTTGAATTTAATTCAAAATCGAATCAAAGCAATCGCTTCCGTTCATAAATTAATATATGGTTCACCTAACTTACTTTTTGTGAATCTAAATCAGATATTTAATTCAATTTTAAGTAATTTAAAAATAACATATTTAAAAGAAAATTCCGAAATCGAATTTCGTGAACTGATAGAGGATGAATTGGAATTAGATTTGGATCGTGCAATTCCGATAGGTTTAATTTTGAATGAACTGGTTTCTAATTGTTTCCGGCATGCATTTAAAAATGGGCAAAAGGGTATCATAGAAGTCAGTTTTGGCAAATTAAGTAACGAGTTCGTATTAGTTGTTCGAGATAATGGTTCAGGAATGGAAGTAGATCTGGATAATAAAGGGATTGGTTTGATGTTAGTGCGAAACTTGGTCAAACAATTACGTGGAAATCTAATGATTAGTATAAAAGAAGGAGTTATTTTTGAAATCAAATTTCCACAGATCAATGCAAATCCGATAGAAATTTAA
- a CDS encoding LIC_11695 family lipoprotein: protein MKTKLKTILTILIVGMSLFRCDLFDPKSKITNNELVEIVTLQQLNANSMSEGQKLGLTIAYSHRFSVKNGPHLFCREYSTAYLEKKAEWELNLEQTYTTIGNAIGLDIVVERINGPCAINNKISACHYDGVDGINDLIPYAYSTEGEHNYLIPAYIYYGITNLKNAKEACEGYKGTYVCYDPNKCWQ from the coding sequence ATGAAAACAAAATTAAAAACTATACTAACAATCCTAATAGTTGGAATGAGTTTATTCCGATGTGACCTTTTTGATCCAAAATCAAAAATTACAAACAACGAGTTGGTGGAAATCGTCACATTACAACAGTTAAATGCAAATAGTATGAGTGAAGGACAAAAATTAGGTCTCACAATTGCTTATAGCCACCGTTTTAGTGTTAAAAATGGGCCACATTTATTTTGTAGAGAATACTCAACTGCATATTTGGAAAAAAAAGCAGAATGGGAGTTGAATCTAGAACAAACCTATACAACCATCGGAAACGCAATTGGTCTGGATATTGTAGTAGAACGAATTAATGGTCCCTGTGCGATTAATAATAAAATCAGTGCATGCCATTATGATGGTGTAGATGGTATCAATGATTTAATTCCTTATGCCTATTCTACTGAAGGTGAACACAACTATTTAATACCAGCTTACATATATTACGGAATCACTAATTTAAAAAATGCAAAAGAAGCTTGTGAAGGTTATAAAGGAACTTATGTTTGTTACGATCCGAACAAATGTTGGCAGTAA
- a CDS encoding PepSY-associated TM helix domain-containing protein, whose translation MKAKRWYQIHLVLGILGSGFLFVIGITGSLLVYGKEIQSLLTPIQIPLQENRMTFDGLYQKLNHQLPKGSIAGWLVSDLLDQPDQIWFHDTNIPSKEVVYLLDPFNGTIIGSLKEDRSDSFYGFLLVLHYSLFMGGVGYFITGCFALVYLLLVLTGLKLYKRFWTNLFRLRLRESLQILFSDLHKFVGINAVWFHLILAITGGWWSIRDTIIRTYPKETVVHGLWSTNKSIDSLIEQSKTKIEGFNLGYISFPHHTKDEPIGFYGNRYNSNRFESRYGSYVLYDTNKNQILKLVDMSKESFQTQFLDSFRPLHFGTFGNHFSKIIWILCGLTPAILSVSGIMIFYQKRKNKRKVLKQKTQF comes from the coding sequence TTGAAAGCAAAACGTTGGTACCAAATCCATTTGGTTCTCGGAATTTTGGGATCTGGTTTTTTATTCGTGATAGGGATCACAGGATCCTTACTAGTTTACGGAAAAGAAATCCAATCCTTGTTAACGCCCATACAAATTCCATTGCAAGAGAATAGAATGACTTTTGATGGTCTGTATCAAAAACTTAATCACCAATTGCCTAAAGGGAGTATCGCCGGTTGGTTGGTATCAGACCTTTTAGACCAACCAGACCAAATATGGTTTCATGACACAAACATTCCAAGTAAGGAAGTCGTGTACTTACTTGACCCTTTCAATGGAACGATTATTGGATCATTGAAAGAAGATCGCAGTGATAGTTTTTACGGATTCCTCTTAGTTTTACATTATAGTTTATTCATGGGTGGCGTTGGATACTTCATCACAGGGTGTTTTGCGCTGGTGTATTTGTTGCTCGTATTGACTGGATTAAAATTATATAAACGATTTTGGACTAATTTGTTTCGTCTTCGTTTACGAGAGAGTCTCCAAATCCTTTTTTCCGACTTACATAAATTTGTTGGGATTAATGCTGTTTGGTTCCATTTAATCTTGGCAATCACTGGTGGTTGGTGGAGTATTCGCGATACAATCATTCGGACATATCCCAAAGAGACAGTCGTTCATGGACTTTGGTCAACCAATAAGTCGATTGACTCTTTGATCGAACAAAGTAAGACAAAAATCGAAGGATTTAACTTGGGTTATATTTCATTTCCACATCATACTAAAGATGAACCAATTGGTTTTTATGGAAATCGATACAATTCGAATCGTTTTGAAAGTCGATACGGTTCTTATGTTTTATATGATACAAATAAAAACCAAATATTGAAACTTGTTGATATGTCCAAAGAATCATTTCAAACTCAATTTTTAGATTCTTTCCGACCTCTTCACTTCGGAACATTTGGAAATCATTTTAGTAAAATAATCTGGATACTTTGTGGTTTAACTCCTGCAATTTTATCTGTGAGTGGGATAATGATCTTTTATCAAAAACGGAAAAATAAAAGAAAGGTTCTAAAACAAAAAACCCAATTTTAA
- a CDS encoding HAD family hydrolase, protein MKLHQRKKYWIFDMDGTLTIAQHDFIAIKTELGIPIEKDILTSLSQLPQTLREQKQLELDEIEFKIAKLAKASHGCYNFLQELQSFSTKLGILTRNSYKNSIETLTAAGISKFFSHTDIVCREKAKPKPNPDGILYLMKQWNALPKETIMVGDYVFDLEAGKKANVETVYIDPSGLFPFKKEANFHITKLEDIFSL, encoded by the coding sequence ATGAAACTTCACCAAAGAAAGAAGTATTGGATTTTTGATATGGATGGCACTTTAACGATTGCCCAACATGATTTTATCGCGATCAAAACTGAATTAGGAATTCCGATAGAAAAAGATATCCTGACTTCTTTATCCCAATTGCCACAAACCTTAAGAGAACAAAAACAATTAGAACTTGATGAAATTGAATTTAAGATAGCAAAACTGGCTAAAGCATCTCATGGTTGTTATAATTTCCTACAAGAATTACAAAGTTTTTCTACAAAACTAGGTATTTTAACTAGAAACAGTTATAAAAATTCAATAGAAACTTTAACAGCGGCCGGTATTTCCAAATTTTTCTCTCATACAGATATCGTGTGTCGCGAAAAAGCAAAACCGAAACCAAATCCTGATGGCATACTCTATTTGATGAAACAATGGAATGCTTTACCTAAAGAAACAATCATGGTTGGAGACTATGTATTTGATTTGGAAGCTGGGAAAAAAGCAAATGTAGAAACTGTTTATATAGATCCTTCGGGATTGTTTCCATTCAAAAAAGAAGCAAACTTCCACATAACGAAACTTGAAGATATTTTTTCACTTTAA
- a CDS encoding putative sulfate/molybdate transporter — translation MSILAFKEYIPSESTNGYILSAISFLFIILLIDNKKIPASLVVIIFGFLYSLISHFDTYSSFSKFEVNIPKLYVPNLEFILKGFILLTLPQIPLSIGNSILATKQISDDLFPNKKPITIKKIGLSYSIMNLISPFFSGIPCCHGAGGMVGHYTFGGRTGVSVLLYGLFYLLSGLFLGNGIEPFCAIYNQSTLEEWILSFQHNHSIEFSSQKRIKALEETSVLINLPKEEEFFLKNINSKKDFDIFKR, via the coding sequence TTGAGTATACTTGCATTCAAAGAATATATCCCATCTGAAAGTACGAATGGTTATATTTTGTCAGCAATTTCGTTTTTGTTTATCATTCTACTCATAGATAATAAAAAAATTCCAGCATCTTTAGTAGTTATCATTTTTGGATTTCTTTATTCATTAATTTCTCACTTTGATACATATTCATCATTTTCAAAATTTGAAGTAAATATTCCCAAACTGTATGTCCCAAATCTTGAATTTATTTTAAAGGGGTTTATTTTATTAACACTCCCACAAATCCCCTTGTCTATTGGTAACTCAATCCTAGCGACTAAACAAATATCAGATGATTTATTCCCGAACAAAAAACCAATCACGATCAAAAAGATTGGTTTATCTTACTCAATTATGAACTTAATCTCTCCATTTTTTAGTGGAATACCTTGTTGTCACGGTGCCGGGGGAATGGTAGGGCATTATACATTTGGTGGTAGAACTGGTGTTTCTGTTTTACTATATGGTTTGTTTTATCTTCTGTCTGGATTGTTTTTGGGAAATGGAATAGAACCATTTTGTGCAATTTATAACCAATCAACATTAGAGGAATGGATTTTATCATTCCAGCATAACCACTCGATTGAATTCTCTTCACAAAAAAGAATAAAAGCACTAGAAGAAACTTCAGTCTTAATCAATTTACCAAAGGAAGAAGAATTTTTTTTGAAAAACATAAATTCAAAAAAAGACTTTGATATATTTAAACGATGA
- a CDS encoding nuclear transport factor 2 family protein, translating to MMTNHQSKENVTESLKHAFNSFINDIDSRNVISLEHKFHDQFLDHVSIGGYTELLVSNKDKYIQSLTEGKIGGIPRKIQINSLEFIDNFGIVKADLESNVMRFQTQYSFLWQDGDWKVIHALVVANKI from the coding sequence ATGATGACAAATCACCAATCAAAAGAAAATGTTACGGAAAGTTTAAAACATGCGTTTAATTCTTTTATCAATGATATAGATTCAAGAAACGTCATATCATTGGAACATAAATTTCATGATCAATTTTTAGATCATGTAAGTATCGGTGGATATACTGAGTTATTGGTATCTAATAAAGACAAATACATCCAATCATTAACGGAAGGAAAAATCGGAGGGATTCCAAGAAAAATTCAAATCAATTCATTAGAATTCATTGATAATTTTGGAATTGTGAAAGCAGATTTAGAAAGTAATGTAATGCGTTTTCAAACCCAATATTCTTTTTTATGGCAAGATGGCGACTGGAAAGTGATCCATGCTTTGGTGGTAGCAAATAAGATTTAA
- a CDS encoding alpha/beta hydrolase translates to MKAVPREKLKKHYEENVLINGINIHIGIWPGKKRPILCLHGLSGNLYSMETFANLLNKKGHKVISYDLRGRGHSDKPKGSYGFNHHIEDLQKIIQHYKLKNSIILAHSFGCMIALRHTLKYPNQTKALILMDGGGLLTLPKRIQILKVLKQSFERLDVVYNSQSDYINLVKNSPLVPKWSKKIHDYFIKELHKVQNGFVCHMPKFVMEEELKEMGGSIHLWKVFLNLILHPINTMKRMKENKRLDFESIKTPTLVLRANQMNLFPNDDLLPKESFLEILKRIPNASGIEINTNHYGILFDNLKKRDNAIVQFTEKH, encoded by the coding sequence ATGAAAGCAGTACCCCGAGAAAAACTCAAAAAACATTACGAAGAAAATGTTTTGATAAATGGTATCAATATTCACATTGGAATTTGGCCAGGAAAAAAGAGACCTATCCTATGTTTACATGGACTGTCTGGAAATTTGTATTCAATGGAAACATTTGCCAATTTATTAAACAAAAAAGGTCACAAAGTAATTTCTTATGATTTAAGAGGTAGAGGTCATTCCGATAAACCAAAAGGTTCTTATGGTTTCAATCATCATATCGAAGACTTACAAAAAATCATACAACATTATAAACTTAAAAATTCTATCATTCTAGCTCATTCATTCGGATGTATGATTGCTCTTCGGCATACTTTAAAATACCCAAATCAAACAAAAGCTCTCATTCTTATGGATGGTGGCGGTCTTTTAACTTTACCAAAACGAATCCAGATTTTAAAAGTTCTCAAACAATCTTTTGAACGATTGGACGTTGTTTACAATAGCCAGTCCGATTATATCAATTTAGTCAAAAATTCACCACTCGTTCCGAAATGGTCAAAAAAAATTCATGATTATTTCATCAAAGAATTACACAAAGTTCAAAATGGTTTTGTATGCCATATGCCAAAATTTGTGATGGAAGAAGAATTGAAAGAAATGGGTGGGTCCATCCACCTTTGGAAAGTATTTTTAAATTTAATTTTGCATCCGATCAATACAATGAAACGAATGAAAGAGAACAAAAGGTTAGATTTCGAAAGTATTAAAACACCTACCCTTGTTTTAAGAGCAAATCAGATGAATCTTTTCCCCAATGATGATTTATTGCCGAAAGAATCTTTTCTTGAAATTTTGAAACGAATACCGAATGCAAGTGGTATTGAAATTAACACAAATCATTATGGCATACTTTTTGATAACTTAAAAAAAAGAGACAATGCAATTGTTCAATTCACTGAAAAACATTAG